In Tachysurus vachellii isolate PV-2020 chromosome 12, HZAU_Pvac_v1, whole genome shotgun sequence, the DNA window GTAGATGATGTCACTCTTCCATCATGgaggtttatttatatttatggtatAAAAGTAAAGTATGaaagttattttaattcattttaatacagtGTCAAGTGCGATGGTTAAatagtgaaatgttttaataagaAACACCAACACACCTGCGTTAATCATCTCAGGTGTGGAACTTTACTGAGAAAAAGGgaagaagaaatgaaagaaaaactaaagAGAATAAAGATCCTTTAGATAACAGCAGGTGTGATGTCACGTCTCTGGAGTTTAGGCAAAATAGagatttttgaaataaaaaaatattccattGTACAGGTTGTGACAGATGATGCGGGATTTCACGGCTTAtgtacacagtgacacagtgatcGTGTTAGCGCTAGCGTTAAGCGTCGCTAACAtggtacagaaaataaacagcagcaCAGAATCTACAGAAGCAGAAAATGGGGAATTTATACTGCAGTTAATGTGTTAGATTAAAAAGATCTAATAGTGacgggtgggggtggggtgagGGGTCCGGGTGGGGTCAGGGTGACAGGTGGGGTTAATCAGGGTAAAATGTAAGTTGAATGTTAATGTGTATGTTTACTCTGCTGTGTTAATGTATAAACACATCACTGTGTTAATAAAGCCTCATTAGCCGCATCATTAGTCCTGACTCTATTTaactttttgtacatttttgaaCAGGGAGAACAACCGTGTCTGATGTCATGCAGTAACCAGAGATCTCCATATTAGAGCCCTAGAGTGTGTGCAGTGATCGATTAACACTGATTTAAGTTACATgacagaataattttttttctcattatttcaCATCGAGCTCACAGGCAGAATTAATCAACTAACATGATACATGCAACAAGCTAAcatcagatttacacacacacacacacacacacacacacacacacacacaaggaaactTTAACATATAATTCTATGTGTTTCATATGTGGGAAAAAACtattggcccccttcctgaaaAACCCTCCTGATGAAGTTCAGCAGCctcaataatttatttaaatatatataaactgcaTGAACATCAAAAATGAAACATGtataataaaactatataaatatatataaatgaattgattttctatagggtgccaataattttcaGCAGGATCgttagtgtttattttacagagaCGGAGGAGCAACATGGCCACCATCGGCTAGCCAGAGCGCTAACATGGAGATCTGAGGTGTGTGACAGGTTCATGAGTGTTTTTAGCACAGTCATGGCTATTAATGCACTTTAATTTAAGAATAAATTtcttagcttttattttatttatttacttttaattttttgatttatgaattaaaattttttgaTTTGTGAAAATTCAgttagaataaaaacagactgAATGCTAACGCTAACTCTGATCCAGGGTGTaaatggtggtggtgatgatactGGAAGGTGATggcctacaacacacacacacacacacccacacacacacagacacccccaCAGACACCCCCACAGAcacccccacagacacacacagagcacctTTTAATTAGATATTACAGTTAACGGACACTTCAGCCCTTTTCAGAAGGGGTTGTTAATCTTTGTAGCTATTTAAACCATAAACCATTTTTCTGGAATAAAGAGATACATAAAAACTCatgaatttaaacacacacacacacacacacacacacacacacacacagtaatgtcTTGGCCTCAAGATGCTGCAATCACCAACCAGAAACACCCAGACGTTGAGGGACCGCCTCCTCCTCTGATTGGACCAGAACAGAACAGTGAAAGACCAGCTGTGATTGGCTGTCAGCCCCTGTGAAAAAAGGCTCTGATTGGTTAGCTACAGTGCCTTGAAATAGAGGCTCTGTCACTGGTGGTAGTGTCGGTTGCCATGGCAGTATTCCTCATGTATGGTTTGACTATTCCAGGTGTCCGTCACACCGATATCTCGTACGTAGTCCCGCCCACTCCGGTCACCTTTTTGACGCTCGGGCTGAGCGGCGTTCCGGAGGCTGACACCAGGTGGCAGTCTCGCATCTGCCCTTTAGGCTGTCCGTTAACTTTCCCTCGATTCAGTTCCTCCCTAAAGACAGAGatggatttatttctttaaatcagTTACAGGAACAATTCAGTTAAACAGCCAGAACCACCGTACAATCATGTGACGCCGACGTTACGCTCCACCCCTGAGGCTTACCTGTGGCTCAGGTGAGGTGATTCAGCTCTCTCCACTGCACTGATGAAGGACAGTTTGTGATGAGAAAAGGAAGGAGAACGAGGAGaaggtgatggagagagagggggctGATGGGACGGCGAGCGATGAGGGACACCCCCTCCGTTTCCCATCTCGTTGTGTAGAGAGGAAGTGGACCTTCTGTGAGCTTGTGCCAGTGACAATGCAGAGGAGCGGAGAGCACGAGGGCTGAAGGACATCACCCCGACCCTGGAGAGCTCGTCACGAGACCCTCTGGAGGCAGGAAAATGTCCATCAAAGACGCCTGAATCGTTGGCGTAAATGTGGACGTGGCTGTGAGTGTGGCCATGACGCAGGAGGAGCCTCGCTCTCTCCTCCAGCTCCTTCCTCTCCTGGATGGACGCCATGATGGTTTTGGACAGGTTATCATAGCGGACAGGAGACGAATCCCTGTCTCGCTCCCTCTCAgcgtctcgctctctctctcgctcccgaCTGTACAGATACCCCACCCGGGTGGGGCTGTAAGGGGAGGAGGGGAAATGCTGATGCTGCAATTCAGGACGACGAACATGGCAGGTTTTCGCGGGCAGGAAGGGCGAATGGAAGGGCACAGGGGGAGCCATGGCTGCACTGGGTGTTAATAAGCTGTCGTAGGACAGACTGGCGTTGCGACTGGACATCGTCCCAGAGGAAAACACGCCCCTGTGAGGTGTGGACGTGACCGAGTCAGGCTTGACGCCCCCTATCTTCATGGGTTCCTCTCTGCGGCCGGCATGTTTAAGGCTGTACGAGTCCAGCTGGAACGGAGACGACAGGAAGTGGCGATGGAGGGGAGGGACGTCAGCACCACCGTAATCCGGGAAATCCAGATTGGGCTCGGAGCGATAGTCGTGAGCTCGCTCTTCCAAGATGGCCGACGATTTTGAGTCTTCAGACATCGAGATCTAAAATGATAtcgtaaatgtaattaatattatgtgtgtgtgtgtgtgtgtgtgtgtgtgtgtgtgtgttgtatcgaattaaatctctttaaaagtaaaataaatgcattgatTAATGACCTTCTCTCCCGCAGCGTTGAAGTGCACTTTGGGCATCGTCCCGAACGATGGTCTGAATTTGTACATAGCCGGAGTGGACGGAGTGGTGGCTTTACTGGACAGGGAACTTTCtgaaaagaggaaaataaaacataaaatgaaacaaacctGTAGATTAAAGTGTGAAAGGTGAAGTGATCGACCAGCAGAGGGCAGTAagagaccaaacacacacacacacacactcacagatagTGAGTCAAGATTCTGCAGAGAAGAGAAAATTATCCAAGTAACACAGAGATTGGAGCCACACCCTGTCCCCTCCCCTACACTGTGTCCCTTACACCCTGTCCCCTACACCTTACACCCTGtcccctacaccctacaccttgTCCCTTACACCCTGTCCCTTACACCCTGtcccctacaccctacaccttgTCCCTTACACCCTGTCCCTTACACCCTGtcccctacaccctacaccttgTCCCTTACACCCTGTCCCTTACACCCTGtcccctacaccctacaccttgTCCCTTACACCCTGTCCCTTACACCCTGTCCCCTACACCTTGTCCCTTACACCCTGTCCCCTACACCCTACCCCTTACACCCTACATCTTGTCCCTTACACCCTGTCCCCTACACCCTGCCCCCTACACCCTTTAAAGTTAAATCATCATCTTGCCTTCACTGGATGTCAGCTGACTCTGGAATTGCtgctgaggatgatgatgaagatgatgaagatgatgacgcTCAGCTtttggaggaagaggaggctgAATATCTGCATTTTTCTCCCCCAAACCATCCAGACTGTTTTTTGACTGAACAACAAAGACAAATAgattagtgtgtttgtgagtgtttatgcACCCTACAGGGAGTGTGGATTGGGACACGCCCTCACCTTTGATCTCAGGATGTTAGTGTGAACTCCGTTATCACTCACTTTAACAACCACGTTACGGTCAGACAGAACGGGGCGCAGGAACGGGGGGTTTATCTGGATGTTTGGCTTCTTCCTGGGGTCTACtatatacctacacacacacacacacacacacacacacacacacacacacacacacacacacacacacacacagagtt includes these proteins:
- the zdhhc8b gene encoding palmitoyltransferase ZDHHC8B yields the protein MHVSAGQRFKPTKYIPVCTAAALLVGSSTLFFVFTCPWLASVVSPAVPVYNGVVFLFVLANFSMATFMDPGVFPRATEDEDKDDDFRAPLYKNMEVKGIQVRMKWCSTCHFYRPPRCSHCSVCDNCVEDFDHHCPWVNNCIGRRNYRYFFLFLLSLSSHMVGVFSFGLLFVLNHLERLRELHTTITMIVMCVSGLFFIPVMGLTGFHLVLVARGRTTNEQVTGKFRGGVNPFTRGCCGNVKHVLCSPLAPRYIVDPRKKPNIQINPPFLRPVLSDRNVVVKVSDNGVHTNILRSKSKNSLDGLGEKNADIQPPLPPKAERHHLHHLHHHPQQQFQSQLTSSEESSLSSKATTPSTPAMYKFRPSFGTMPKVHFNAAGEKISMSEDSKSSAILEERAHDYRSEPNLDFPDYGGADVPPLHRHFLSSPFQLDSYSLKHAGRREEPMKIGGVKPDSVTSTPHRGVFSSGTMSSRNASLSYDSLLTPSAAMAPPVPFHSPFLPAKTCHVRRPELQHQHFPSSPYSPTRVGYLYSRERERERDAERERDRDSSPVRYDNLSKTIMASIQERKELEERARLLLRHGHTHSHVHIYANDSGVFDGHFPASRGSRDELSRVGVMSFSPRALRSSALSLAQAHRRSTSSLHNEMGNGGGVPHRSPSHQPPLSPSPSPRSPSFSHHKLSFISAVERAESPHLSHREELNRGKVNGQPKGQMRDCHLVSASGTPLSPSVKKVTGVGGTTYEISV